CAAGGTATGCCAGCTGACGGGCTCGCGCTTGACCACTTGCGGCGCCGGCGTGGTGGCGCGCATCAGCAGCACGGACAGCACCAGCAAGGCCGACGAGATCAGATACACGACCTTGGGGCCGAAGTAATACAGCAGGCCGCCCAAGGTCGGTCCCAGGATGATGGCCACGTGCGAGCTCGACGAACTGAGTGCGAGGGCGCGGCTGAAGTGTTGCGTGGGCACCATGTTGACCAGCACGGCTTGCGTGGCCGGCATCATGAAGGCGCGCGCGCTGCCGAACAGCACCAGCACGGCGAACACGGGCCAGACGATGGAAATATTGCTTAACGTAAACGCCAGCAGGGCCAGCGCGCAGGCGAGCTGCGCCGTCAGGCACCAGGCGATGATGTTGCGGCGGTTGTAGCGGTCGGCCACGTGGCCGGCCGGCAAAATCAAGACGAGGAAGGGGGCGAACTGCGCCAGGCCGATCAGGCCCAGGTCGAACAGGCTGCCCGTGATCTGGTATACCTGCCAGCCGATGGCCACGCTTTGCATCTGCACGGCCACCGTGCCCAGCACGCGGGCGGACAGGTAACAGGCGAAGTTGCGGTGACGCAGGATACTGAAGCCGTTGCCGGCGGAAGCGAGAGACATGACATTTCCAGGAAACAGCGGGATGGGGCGGGTGACGGCAGCGGATGCCGCGCCAGCAGCACCCCGCTGTCTGGATGCTTACTTGGCCAGGTCGGCTTCCGTGGTGAACGCGTCGGCGTAGAACTCGTCGGCTGGCAACCGGCACAATTGCACGAAATCGCGGTGGGCCGCATCGACCATCACGGGCGCGCCGCAGGCATACACCTGATACGCGGACATGTCGGGCAAGTCGGCGATGACGGCCTGGTGCACGAAGCCCGTGCGGCCGCGCCATTCGTCTTCCGGCAAGGCTTCCGAGACGACGGGCACATAGGTGAACTGCGGCAAGTCGGCGGCCCACTGGCGGCACAGCGCGTCCATGTACAGGTCTTGCGGACGGCGGCCGCCCCAGTACAGGGTGATCGGGCGCGGGGATTGCTCGCTGATCATGTGCTCGACGATGGCTTTCAGCGGGGCAAAGCCCGTGCCCGAGGCCAGCAGCACGACGGGCTTGTCGGAGTCTTCGCGCAGGAAGAAGGTGCCCATCGGGCCTTCGAAGCGCAGGATGTCGCGCTCCTTCATCGTGCCGAACACCTGGTCGGTGAACAGGCCGCCCGGCAGGTGGCGGATGTGCAGGGTCACGGGACCGCCTTCGGCGGGCGCGCTGGCCATGCTGTAGCTGCGGCGTTTGTTGTCACGCAACATGATTTCGATATACTGTCCGGCGCGGTAGTTGAGGCGCTCGCTGGCCGGCAACTGCAGGGTCAGCACGACGACGTCGGGGGCGACCTTCTCGATGGTGGTCACGCGCGACGGCATTTTCTTGATCGGGTAGTCGCTGCTGCCCGCCACTTCGCGCGCTTCGATGACGAGGTCGGCGTCCGTGGTGGCGCAGCAGAACAGGGAAAAGCCGGCCGCTTCCTCTTCCGGCGTCAGGGCGCGCTGCTGGTGCGCCTTGTGCTGGACGGTGCCGGCAAGCACTTTGCCCTTGCACGAGCCGCAGGCGCCATTTTTACAGCCATACGGCAAGCCCACGCC
This window of the Janthinobacterium agaricidamnosum genome carries:
- a CDS encoding CDP-6-deoxy-delta-3,4-glucoseen reductase, translated to MTFQVTVQPSGHQFSCEADETVLAAAIRAGVGLPYGCKNGACGSCKGKVLAGTVQHKAHQQRALTPEEEAAGFSLFCCATTDADLVIEAREVAGSSDYPIKKMPSRVTTIEKVAPDVVVLTLQLPASERLNYRAGQYIEIMLRDNKRRSYSMASAPAEGGPVTLHIRHLPGGLFTDQVFGTMKERDILRFEGPMGTFFLREDSDKPVVLLASGTGFAPLKAIVEHMISEQSPRPITLYWGGRRPQDLYMDALCRQWAADLPQFTYVPVVSEALPEDEWRGRTGFVHQAVIADLPDMSAYQVYACGAPVMVDAAHRDFVQLCRLPADEFYADAFTTEADLAK